In Synechococcus sp. A18-25c, a single window of DNA contains:
- the pstS gene encoding phosphate ABC transporter substrate-binding protein PstS → MPRSFNARALSAAACLTAGLTLAACSSGSDSGDQVKGNLSAAGASFPAAIYQRWFQDLSSKGVNVNYQSVGSGAGVRQFTAGTVDFGASDKPMKPEAIAKVSRGVVQIPMTAGAIAVAYNNPSCKLELTQDQLAAIFLGKITNYSELGCDDKKINVVHRSDGSGTTFNFTNHLSAISPEWKANVGADKSVKWPTGVGAKGNEGVSAQLNQIDGGIGYVELAYVKGDLQAAALQNASGAKVMPTNATASEALGSIDLGPDLIGSNPNPEGGYPIVTFTWVLAYETGNDNNTPVLKKTFEYMLSDEAQSKAPELGYVSLPPEVVTQAKAAANSIN, encoded by the coding sequence ATGCCTCGCTCCTTCAACGCCCGGGCACTGTCTGCAGCCGCTTGTCTGACGGCTGGCCTGACCCTGGCGGCCTGCTCATCCGGAAGTGATAGCGGCGATCAGGTTAAGGGCAACCTGTCGGCAGCAGGTGCTTCCTTCCCTGCAGCCATCTACCAGCGCTGGTTCCAGGATTTGTCATCCAAAGGAGTCAACGTGAACTATCAATCGGTGGGTTCCGGCGCAGGTGTGCGTCAGTTCACGGCTGGCACTGTGGATTTCGGCGCTTCCGACAAACCGATGAAGCCTGAGGCCATCGCCAAAGTGAGCCGCGGTGTGGTGCAGATTCCGATGACCGCTGGTGCCATCGCTGTGGCCTACAACAACCCTTCTTGCAAGCTCGAGCTCACCCAAGATCAACTGGCTGCCATCTTCCTGGGCAAGATCACCAACTACAGCGAACTCGGCTGCGACGACAAGAAGATCAACGTGGTGCACCGCTCCGACGGCTCCGGCACCACCTTCAACTTCACCAATCACCTTTCGGCGATCAGCCCCGAGTGGAAAGCAAACGTGGGTGCTGACAAGTCGGTGAAATGGCCCACCGGCGTCGGTGCCAAGGGCAATGAAGGTGTCTCTGCTCAGCTCAACCAGATTGACGGCGGAATTGGCTACGTGGAGCTGGCCTACGTGAAAGGCGACCTCCAAGCAGCAGCTCTGCAAAACGCATCCGGTGCCAAGGTGATGCCCACCAATGCCACCGCTAGCGAAGCACTGGGCTCAATCGATCTCGGTCCCGACCTGATCGGCAGCAACCCCAATCCCGAAGGTGGATACCCGATCGTCACCTTCACCTGGGTGCTTGCCTACGAAACCGGCAACGACAACAACACCCCGGTTCTGAAGAAGACGTTCGAGTACATGCTCTCGGACGAGGCACAGTCGAAAGCTCCTGAACTGGGCTACGTCTCACTTCCGCCTGAAGTGGTCACCCAGGCCAAGGCTGCTGCTAACTCGATTAACTGA
- the psbQ gene encoding photosystem II protein PsbQ, with translation MLSALRRLAAFCLCLALCFGLASCDGSAKAKTATISPDDMAVIRRQAEGFTEAKDRLPELAKLVNQRDWTFTRNLIHGPMQEVGREMLYINQRLLPQDRAAANDLASSLKEALADLDEAARLQDGARLQKAYVAVATGFSNYEQVIPAQALS, from the coding sequence ATGCTGAGCGCCCTGCGTCGCCTAGCCGCCTTCTGCCTCTGTCTGGCTTTGTGCTTCGGCCTGGCCTCCTGTGACGGCAGCGCCAAGGCCAAGACAGCCACGATTAGCCCTGATGACATGGCTGTGATCCGCCGTCAGGCCGAGGGATTCACCGAAGCCAAGGATCGTCTTCCCGAATTGGCGAAGCTGGTAAATCAGCGGGATTGGACCTTCACCCGCAATCTGATTCACGGCCCGATGCAGGAAGTGGGACGGGAAATGCTTTATATCAACCAGCGCCTGCTTCCCCAGGATCGCGCTGCCGCTAACGACCTGGCCTCATCTCTGAAAGAGGCCCTGGCTGATCTTGATGAAGCGGCACGTCTTCAGGACGGTGCAAGGCTGCAAAAGGCCTATGTGGCTGTAGCCACCGGCTTCTCCAATTACGAACAAGTGATCCCAGCGCAGGCCCTGAGCTGA
- a CDS encoding ClC family H(+)/Cl(-) exchange transporter, giving the protein MAVLSDLKQRRHQRGSSRSIRRLLERRWWVVVLALMLTGLGAALTGVLFKAGLKLLGGWRLELLAEYPAWMVLPCLGGLGGLVSGLLVSRLAPAAGGSGITHIMGFLKHRAVPMGLQVGLVKLVGGIVAIGSGFPLGPEGPAVQMGGSVAWQMARWLKAPVAFRRVIVAAGGGAGIAAVFSAPIGGFVYAVEELLHSARPVVLLLVIVTTFWADAWADVLGLLGISPATGGLDATQGFLLEREYTPTVSFLPIDLGYLIGLGVVVGVLAEIYCRYVLAMQRKGNAWFGDRLVLRMVISGCVLGSVYAFLPEAFRDLEGLQHLIGAGEADIPMALGTFTVLFFSTGLAAASGAPGGLFFPMLTLGGAIGLACGIWVEALTGHVPSTYVFAGMGAFVAGCSRTPITAMFLAFALTKDLLILKPILVACLASFLVARLFDDRSIYERQLGKELLEEDHLEARRERRGGIHHAWEGSIRRRAFTAPPPPTPPDPPNES; this is encoded by the coding sequence ATGGCAGTTCTGAGTGACCTGAAACAACGCCGGCATCAGCGCGGATCCAGCCGCAGCATCCGCCGCCTGCTGGAACGCCGTTGGTGGGTGGTGGTGCTGGCGTTGATGCTCACTGGCTTGGGTGCAGCCCTCACAGGCGTGCTGTTCAAGGCCGGTCTCAAACTGCTAGGTGGTTGGCGACTGGAGCTGCTGGCCGAGTACCCCGCCTGGATGGTGCTGCCCTGTCTGGGGGGCTTGGGCGGTCTGGTTTCCGGCCTGCTGGTGTCACGGCTGGCACCGGCGGCCGGTGGTTCAGGCATCACCCACATCATGGGATTTTTAAAACACCGGGCTGTGCCCATGGGCCTTCAGGTGGGCCTGGTGAAACTGGTGGGTGGCATCGTGGCCATTGGCAGTGGTTTCCCGCTCGGTCCTGAAGGCCCTGCCGTGCAGATGGGTGGTTCCGTGGCCTGGCAGATGGCCCGCTGGCTGAAGGCACCGGTGGCCTTTCGCCGTGTGATCGTTGCTGCAGGGGGCGGCGCCGGCATCGCAGCGGTGTTCAGCGCGCCGATCGGAGGATTTGTCTATGCCGTGGAGGAACTACTCCACTCCGCCAGGCCAGTAGTCCTGCTGCTAGTGATCGTCACCACCTTCTGGGCCGATGCCTGGGCCGATGTGCTGGGACTGCTAGGCATTAGTCCCGCCACCGGTGGCCTGGATGCCACCCAAGGGTTCCTCCTGGAACGGGAATACACACCCACGGTGAGCTTTTTGCCCATCGATCTGGGCTATCTGATCGGACTTGGCGTGGTGGTGGGCGTGCTGGCAGAGATCTACTGCCGCTACGTGCTGGCCATGCAACGCAAGGGAAATGCCTGGTTCGGTGATCGTCTGGTGCTGCGAATGGTGATCAGCGGATGTGTGCTTGGCAGCGTGTATGCATTCCTGCCCGAAGCCTTCCGGGATCTGGAAGGACTTCAGCATCTGATCGGCGCTGGCGAAGCCGACATCCCGATGGCTCTAGGCACGTTCACTGTGCTCTTCTTCAGCACCGGTCTTGCGGCGGCGTCCGGCGCCCCAGGCGGTCTGTTCTTTCCGATGCTCACCCTGGGAGGCGCCATCGGCCTGGCCTGCGGCATCTGGGTTGAAGCGCTCACCGGTCACGTCCCCAGCACCTATGTGTTCGCGGGCATGGGTGCCTTCGTGGCCGGCTGCTCACGCACACCGATCACGGCCATGTTTCTGGCCTTCGCCCTTACCAAGGATCTGCTGATTCTCAAACCGATCTTGGTGGCCTGTCTGGCCAGCTTCTTGGTGGCACGTCTCTTTGATGACCGCTCCATCTATGAACGCCAGCTGGGCAAGGAACTGCTGGAAGAGGATCACCTGGAAGCACGCCGTGAGCGACGTGGCGGCATTCACCACGCCTGGGAGGGATCAATCCGCAGGCGCGCCTTCACCGCCCCGCCTCCACCGACCCCTCCCGACCCACCGAACGAGTCCTGA
- a CDS encoding FAD-binding oxidoreductase has protein sequence MGAGVVGTGSAWHLAERGHQVVIADPSLANPIPESTSGRDLNGTTASLGVLMGHAFRRSGGRAWRLRQRSMALWPSWCERLNHPETPLELQTPLIQLASHADEAARLRQLAASRPESGLQFVENDRLPQAKPDWPQPGYGAMRSEHDGRVDPLPLLKALRRRLAIAGVDQLTTCVESLERLSSGRHGWQIHSQDGHSRKVDFVVICSALGSQGLLQPLGHDRPMDAVLGQVLDLAIDRTPNAWASWPAVLTCAGINLIRHSGNRLWLGATLEPGDTLDPSAVELMRSLEGLAPEWLQEAKLIGQWHGLRARPRDRPAPLLETLEPGLLLASGHYRNGVLLTPATAEWIEEQIDNSTITSP, from the coding sequence ATCGGCGCCGGTGTTGTCGGCACTGGCAGCGCTTGGCACCTCGCTGAACGAGGGCATCAAGTCGTCATTGCAGATCCCTCGCTGGCCAATCCAATCCCCGAGTCGACCAGTGGCCGGGATCTGAACGGGACGACAGCCTCCTTGGGCGTGTTGATGGGCCATGCCTTCCGCCGATCCGGCGGCCGGGCCTGGAGACTCCGCCAACGCAGCATGGCCCTGTGGCCGAGCTGGTGCGAACGCCTCAATCACCCCGAAACACCGCTGGAGCTGCAGACACCGCTTATCCAACTGGCAAGTCATGCAGACGAAGCCGCTCGCTTGCGACAACTCGCGGCATCCCGTCCAGAGTCGGGGCTCCAGTTTGTGGAGAACGACCGTCTGCCCCAGGCCAAACCCGACTGGCCTCAGCCGGGATATGGAGCAATGCGCTCCGAGCACGACGGGCGTGTGGATCCCCTGCCGCTGCTGAAGGCCCTCAGGCGTCGACTCGCTATCGCAGGGGTCGACCAGCTGACCACCTGCGTCGAGAGCCTTGAGCGCCTCAGCAGCGGCAGACATGGCTGGCAAATCCACAGCCAGGATGGCCACAGCCGCAAGGTTGACTTTGTTGTGATCTGCTCGGCACTGGGCAGCCAAGGGCTGCTGCAACCCCTCGGTCACGACCGTCCAATGGATGCCGTCCTCGGTCAGGTGCTCGACCTAGCCATCGACCGCACCCCCAACGCCTGGGCCTCATGGCCTGCGGTGCTCACCTGCGCTGGCATCAACCTGATTCGGCACAGCGGCAATCGCCTGTGGCTGGGGGCAACGCTGGAACCTGGAGACACTCTTGATCCATCAGCGGTCGAACTGATGCGCAGCCTGGAGGGCCTGGCACCGGAGTGGCTTCAAGAGGCGAAACTGATCGGTCAGTGGCACGGTTTGCGAGCACGTCCCAGAGATCGGCCGGCACCACTGCTGGAGACTCTGGAACCTGGCCTTTTGCTGGCTTCGGGGCATTACCGCAACGGTGTTTTACTCACACCTGCGACAGCAGAATGGATTGAAGAACAGATCGATAATTCAACGATAACCAGCCCTTAA
- a CDS encoding radical SAM protein, which yields MLAFPSTYTVGITSLGYQIVWATLAMRSDLDVRRLFTDQGDPQHRRCELFGLSLSWELDGPVLLDLLEQQRIPIWSDQRSDDDPIVFGGGPVLTANPEPLAPFFDVVLLGDGEDLLPAFIDALQEVRGEPRAARLRHLAQVPGIYVPSLYAPSYDSDGELLSIDPIETGLPATISKQTWRGNSLSHSTVITPESAWPDIHMVEVVRSCPELCRFCLASYLTLPFRKPSLDDGLIPAVETGLSATRRLGLLGASVTQHPQFTDLLSWLGQDRFDDVRVSVSSVRAATVTPELASGLANRGSKSLTIAIESGSERMREVVNKKLSNEEIHAAARHAKQGGLKALKLYGMVGLPSEQDDDVESTADLLLQLKQTTPGLRLTLGVSTFVPKAQTPFQWQGVRPEAEKRLKRLAKRLKPKGIDLRPESYGWSVIQALISRSDRRLASVIVAVRGSQESLGGWKKAYRSARSGDLPAAVSAGVDLPLPPPWDEVIHQRWNDSTVLPWDHLNGPLGRTTLLKHQEQALSLTDPGGLD from the coding sequence GTGCTGGCTTTTCCCAGCACCTACACCGTCGGCATCACCAGCCTCGGCTACCAGATCGTGTGGGCCACCCTGGCCATGCGGTCTGACCTAGACGTGCGTCGCCTGTTCACCGACCAGGGCGATCCACAACACCGCCGCTGTGAGCTGTTCGGTCTCTCCTTGAGCTGGGAGCTCGATGGGCCCGTGCTTCTGGATCTTCTGGAACAGCAAAGGATTCCTATCTGGAGTGATCAACGATCGGATGATGACCCAATCGTGTTCGGAGGTGGGCCTGTGCTCACCGCCAATCCCGAACCACTCGCCCCCTTTTTTGATGTGGTGCTGCTGGGAGACGGCGAAGACCTGCTGCCAGCCTTCATCGATGCCTTGCAGGAGGTCCGAGGCGAACCGCGTGCTGCGCGTCTGCGTCATCTGGCTCAAGTCCCCGGCATTTACGTGCCCTCGCTCTATGCACCCAGCTACGACAGCGATGGAGAGCTGCTGAGCATTGATCCGATCGAGACCGGACTGCCGGCCACCATCAGCAAACAAACCTGGCGAGGCAACAGCCTCAGTCATTCCACGGTGATCACGCCGGAATCGGCCTGGCCCGACATTCACATGGTCGAAGTGGTGCGCAGCTGCCCAGAACTGTGCCGGTTCTGTCTGGCGAGTTATCTAACGCTGCCCTTCCGCAAGCCGTCGCTCGACGATGGGCTAATCCCAGCGGTGGAAACAGGACTTTCAGCAACCCGCAGATTGGGCTTACTCGGCGCATCCGTCACCCAGCATCCCCAGTTCACTGACCTGCTCTCTTGGCTCGGGCAGGACCGCTTTGACGATGTGCGCGTCAGTGTCAGCTCCGTCCGAGCGGCAACCGTGACTCCAGAGCTGGCCAGCGGGCTGGCCAACCGAGGCAGCAAATCTCTAACGATCGCGATCGAAAGCGGCAGCGAACGGATGCGCGAGGTGGTGAACAAGAAGCTCAGCAATGAAGAGATTCATGCGGCTGCACGCCATGCCAAGCAAGGAGGACTGAAGGCCCTGAAGCTCTATGGCATGGTCGGGCTGCCCAGCGAACAGGACGACGACGTTGAATCCACAGCGGATCTGCTGCTTCAGCTCAAACAAACAACTCCTGGCCTTCGCTTGACCTTGGGGGTCAGCACCTTTGTTCCCAAGGCCCAGACCCCGTTTCAATGGCAGGGCGTTAGACCGGAAGCGGAGAAACGCCTCAAACGATTGGCCAAGCGGCTGAAGCCCAAGGGGATCGATCTGAGGCCAGAAAGCTACGGCTGGAGTGTGATCCAGGCGCTGATCTCACGCAGCGACCGACGCCTGGCATCGGTGATCGTTGCCGTGCGCGGATCACAGGAAAGCCTGGGTGGCTGGAAAAAGGCCTACCGCAGCGCGCGGTCCGGAGACCTACCGGCGGCCGTCAGCGCCGGGGTTGACCTGCCGCTGCCTCCCCCCTGGGACGAGGTGATTCATCAACGCTGGAACGACTCCACCGTGCTGCCCTGGGATCACCTCAATGGCCCGCTGGGCCGCACAACGCTCCTCAAACATCAGGAGCAAGCGTTGTCGTTGACTGATCCGGGCGGTCTGGACTGA
- a CDS encoding O-antigen ligase: MTASPLGWRCFQLGLFLLPSTALLGALFLFPALLFGSVGRERAFWRDPWNFPLIVAGVLMAFGCFLAEAQGLAWAGLANWLPFFWGFWGFQPYVISTTARRRCSLWLVAGTVPVLTTGLGQLWWGWAGPWELLGGLIVWFVEPGGKPEGRLSGLFDYANIASAWLAMVWPLALAALVQPGLKQRQRLVVLVLAIALVVGLVLTESRNGWGALVLAVPVVLGPPSWPWLVPLLALALLPVVVSVLPGMPAFLQDPARQVVPDALWARLNDSQYAGERVLASTRISQWTVALQLISERPWLGWGAAAFSIIYPLRTGQWHGHAHNLPLELATSHGLPAASLVIGLVLVLMVVSLRRGLSGLFDRAWWAALLILLVLHGTDLPFFDSRLNIAGWILLAGLRASFSPDRPDQSTTTLAPDV; this comes from the coding sequence ATGACCGCATCTCCACTGGGATGGCGCTGCTTCCAGCTGGGGTTGTTTCTGCTGCCATCCACGGCTCTGCTGGGAGCCCTGTTTCTGTTCCCCGCCCTGCTGTTCGGCAGTGTCGGCCGGGAGCGTGCTTTCTGGCGAGATCCCTGGAATTTCCCGTTAATCGTGGCGGGAGTTCTGATGGCGTTCGGTTGCTTTCTGGCCGAAGCTCAGGGCCTTGCCTGGGCTGGGTTGGCCAATTGGCTTCCCTTCTTCTGGGGGTTTTGGGGGTTTCAGCCCTACGTGATCAGCACAACTGCCCGGCGTCGTTGCAGTCTCTGGCTTGTGGCCGGCACCGTTCCGGTGTTGACCACTGGCTTGGGTCAGCTTTGGTGGGGCTGGGCAGGCCCCTGGGAATTGCTGGGTGGCCTCATCGTTTGGTTTGTGGAACCCGGTGGGAAGCCGGAAGGACGACTCTCGGGTCTCTTCGATTACGCCAACATCGCTTCAGCCTGGTTGGCGATGGTCTGGCCTCTGGCCCTGGCGGCTCTGGTTCAGCCAGGTCTGAAGCAGCGACAGCGTCTTGTCGTGCTCGTTCTGGCCATCGCCTTAGTGGTGGGTCTGGTGCTTACCGAATCACGGAATGGCTGGGGTGCGCTTGTGCTGGCTGTCCCGGTGGTGCTGGGCCCGCCCAGTTGGCCCTGGTTGGTCCCGCTTTTGGCTTTGGCGCTCCTGCCGGTTGTGGTTTCCGTGCTCCCAGGCATGCCGGCCTTTCTTCAGGACCCAGCTCGGCAGGTGGTGCCGGATGCTCTCTGGGCCCGCTTGAACGACAGCCAGTACGCCGGTGAGCGGGTTCTGGCCTCTACGCGCATCAGCCAGTGGACCGTGGCGCTTCAGTTGATCTCTGAACGCCCCTGGCTCGGTTGGGGAGCTGCGGCGTTTTCGATCATTTATCCCCTGCGCACCGGACAGTGGCATGGCCATGCTCATAACCTGCCGCTCGAACTCGCCACTAGCCATGGTCTGCCCGCAGCCAGCCTGGTGATTGGCCTGGTGCTGGTGTTGATGGTGGTGAGCCTGCGCCGTGGCCTTTCAGGCTTGTTCGATCGTGCCTGGTGGGCAGCACTGCTGATCTTGCTGGTTTTGCACGGTACGGATCTGCCGTTTTTTGACAGCCGATTGAACATCGCTGGCTGGATCTTGCTCGCGGGTTTGCGTGCCTCGTTCAGTCCAGACCGCCCGGATCAGTCAACGACAACGCTTGCTCCTGATGTTTGA
- the purU gene encoding formyltetrahydrofolate deformylase, giving the protein MSSVSVILQLICPDRPALVSELAGWVAANGGNIHHADHHTDAGAGLFLSRIEWGLEGFGLPREAIGPAVQSLAERLGGEAQLHFSDDHPRVAILVSKQNHCLLDLLWRARSGELPMQVPLVIANHPDLESCCNDFGVPFQYVPVTRETKAQSEATILKLLAEHRVELAVLAKYMQVLSGNFLERFPGVINIHHSFLPAFKGAQPYHRAWERGVKLIGATAHYVTEELDDGPIIEQTIAHVSHRDEVGDLIRKGRDTERLALARALRLHLRRQVMVYRGRTAVFA; this is encoded by the coding sequence TTGTCCTCCGTTTCGGTCATCCTGCAGCTGATCTGCCCTGATCGTCCGGCACTCGTCAGTGAGCTCGCTGGTTGGGTGGCTGCCAATGGGGGCAACATTCATCACGCCGACCATCACACGGATGCTGGCGCTGGTTTGTTTCTCAGCCGGATTGAATGGGGTTTGGAGGGGTTCGGTCTGCCGCGGGAGGCCATTGGGCCTGCAGTCCAGTCCCTGGCAGAACGCCTGGGGGGAGAAGCGCAGCTTCACTTCTCCGATGACCATCCGCGGGTGGCCATCCTGGTGAGCAAACAGAACCATTGCTTGCTGGATCTGCTTTGGAGGGCACGCAGCGGTGAGCTCCCGATGCAGGTTCCGCTGGTCATCGCCAATCATCCCGATCTGGAAAGCTGCTGCAACGACTTCGGGGTTCCCTTTCAATACGTGCCGGTCACCCGCGAGACCAAGGCACAATCCGAAGCCACCATTCTCAAGTTGTTAGCTGAGCATCGTGTGGAGCTGGCTGTGCTCGCCAAATACATGCAGGTGTTGAGTGGCAACTTCCTGGAGCGTTTTCCGGGTGTGATCAACATCCACCATTCCTTCTTGCCGGCATTCAAGGGAGCTCAGCCTTATCACCGGGCCTGGGAACGCGGGGTCAAGCTGATCGGTGCCACAGCCCATTACGTCACCGAAGAACTCGATGACGGTCCGATCATTGAGCAGACCATTGCTCATGTCAGCCATCGTGATGAGGTGGGTGATCTGATTCGCAAGGGTCGAGACACGGAACGTCTTGCTCTCGCCCGTGCCCTCCGCCTTCACCTGCGACGCCAGGTGATGGTTTACCGCGGTCGCACGGCTGTGTTCGCATGA